The proteins below are encoded in one region of Bacillus vallismortis:
- a CDS encoding amino acid permease, whose protein sequence is MKKDNQTLKRTMTSRHIMMMALGGAIGAGLFKGSSSAIDVAGPSVIIAYLLGGIILLFVMQGLAEMAVRNRNARTFRDLVQQVLGNYAAYFLDWIYWKMWVLNIAAEAVVAAIFIQYWLPGCPIWVLALGISLVVTVVNLLSVKIFAETEYWLAMIKITVIILFIILGLLLLFVSFGDHTAAGFSNLTEHGGFFPHGGTGLITAMLVVIYSYGGTEIIGVTLAETKNPEKVVPKAVRSTLTRIVAFYLLPFFIIVSLIPWNKVNSVPESPFVMVFHMVGIPGADHIMNAVILLAIISSMNSGLYGSSRILYTQASDGRLPKVFSKLSSKNVPMFAILMCTSSLYIGVLISLFAGSQTFDYLMGSLGYTVLFIWLIIGFAHLKSRKHQTETPAYYVKWFPYTTWFAILALLAILSGVILTTSIVITSITAVIYLLITVVYVVKGRKHQ, encoded by the coding sequence ATGAAAAAGGACAATCAGACGTTAAAACGCACGATGACGTCCCGCCATATTATGATGATGGCGCTGGGCGGAGCAATCGGTGCAGGTTTATTTAAAGGAAGCAGCTCGGCGATCGATGTGGCGGGGCCTTCTGTCATTATCGCTTACCTGCTCGGCGGCATTATTTTGCTGTTTGTTATGCAAGGGCTCGCGGAAATGGCTGTGCGCAACCGAAATGCAAGAACCTTCCGGGATCTTGTCCAGCAGGTGTTAGGAAATTACGCTGCTTATTTTTTGGACTGGATATATTGGAAAATGTGGGTGCTCAACATTGCGGCTGAAGCTGTCGTCGCTGCGATTTTTATTCAATATTGGCTGCCGGGCTGCCCGATCTGGGTTCTGGCATTAGGGATATCTCTAGTCGTCACGGTTGTGAACTTGCTTTCTGTTAAAATCTTCGCCGAAACCGAATATTGGCTGGCAATGATCAAAATTACCGTTATTATTCTCTTTATTATATTAGGATTGTTGCTGTTATTTGTATCATTCGGTGATCATACAGCTGCTGGGTTCTCAAACCTGACAGAGCACGGCGGATTTTTCCCGCACGGCGGCACAGGGCTCATTACGGCGATGCTTGTCGTGATCTACTCTTACGGCGGTACAGAAATTATCGGTGTCACGCTTGCCGAAACAAAGAATCCGGAAAAAGTTGTCCCGAAAGCTGTCCGCAGCACACTGACACGGATTGTCGCGTTCTACCTGCTGCCGTTTTTCATCATCGTCAGCCTGATTCCATGGAACAAAGTCAATTCCGTTCCGGAAAGTCCCTTCGTCATGGTCTTTCACATGGTAGGCATTCCCGGCGCGGATCATATCATGAACGCAGTCATCCTGCTGGCGATCATTTCTTCCATGAATTCAGGTTTATATGGATCATCACGCATTTTGTATACTCAGGCAAGTGACGGAAGGCTTCCGAAGGTCTTTTCGAAGCTTTCATCGAAAAACGTGCCAATGTTTGCGATTCTGATGTGCACTTCCTCCCTTTATATTGGCGTCTTGATTTCTCTATTCGCAGGAAGCCAAACGTTTGATTACTTAATGGGATCACTGGGGTATACCGTATTATTCATTTGGCTGATCATCGGATTCGCCCATTTGAAATCAAGAAAACACCAAACAGAAACACCGGCCTATTATGTAAAGTGGTTTCCGTACACCACATGGTTTGCGATTCTGGCGTTACTCGCCATTCTGAGCGGGGTCATCCTGACAACGTCAATTGTCATTACCAGCATTACGGCGGTGATCTACCTTTTGATTACAGTTGTATATGTGGTCAAAGGACGCAAGCATCAGTAA
- a CDS encoding glycosyl hydrolase family 18 protein has product MKKWLIAAVSLAIAIILFMYSNAEAKAAGMTLGYTTGDTASYNSLVKYHTYMNSIATDTFAFEKNGQIIGDAPSKQLTYAKKKNIKTWAVISNYNDTIYDFDGDLASRVMRNHTAKKRFTDQLIALAKKHSYYGINIDFEAVNPADRSTYSRFIQDVSQALKKKQIKTMVSVPAKSADDQSDDWSWPYDYAKIGQYADYVQIMTYDEHGIWGEPGSVASTGWIKSSLQFSAEKIKANKVIMGIPAYGYDWDIEDESGSAMREWNELKTLINKQKAKPIFNKTSGSMTFSYVDEKKHKHVVWYENEKTVQTKSHLAKRYKIAGVSVYALGNESESFWKAIRKGTK; this is encoded by the coding sequence ATGAAAAAATGGCTGATCGCAGCTGTTTCACTGGCGATTGCGATCATTCTGTTTATGTATTCAAACGCAGAAGCGAAAGCGGCTGGCATGACATTAGGCTACACGACTGGGGATACGGCCTCATACAATTCTCTTGTGAAATATCATACATACATGAATTCGATCGCCACAGATACGTTTGCGTTTGAAAAAAACGGACAAATCATTGGCGATGCCCCAAGCAAGCAGCTGACATATGCGAAAAAGAAAAACATCAAGACATGGGCGGTCATTTCAAACTATAATGACACGATTTACGATTTTGACGGAGACTTAGCGAGTCGAGTCATGAGGAATCACACAGCAAAAAAACGATTCACAGATCAGTTAATCGCACTGGCTAAAAAGCACTCATACTATGGTATCAATATCGACTTTGAAGCAGTGAACCCAGCTGACCGATCCACATACTCACGCTTCATTCAAGATGTCTCACAGGCTCTGAAAAAGAAACAGATCAAAACAATGGTTTCCGTTCCGGCCAAAAGCGCCGATGATCAAAGCGACGACTGGAGCTGGCCGTATGATTATGCGAAAATCGGTCAATATGCCGATTATGTGCAAATCATGACTTATGACGAACACGGCATTTGGGGCGAACCAGGATCGGTGGCGAGCACAGGCTGGATCAAAAGCTCTCTACAATTTTCAGCCGAAAAAATCAAAGCCAATAAAGTCATCATGGGAATTCCGGCGTACGGCTATGACTGGGATATAGAAGATGAAAGCGGCAGCGCAATGAGAGAATGGAATGAACTCAAGACCCTCATCAACAAGCAGAAAGCCAAACCGATATTCAACAAAACATCAGGTTCAATGACGTTTTCTTACGTTGACGAAAAGAAGCATAAACATGTCGTGTGGTATGAAAATGAAAAAACTGTCCAAACGAAAAGCCATCTGGCAAAGCGGTACAAAATAGCAGGTGTCTCAGTTTATGCATTAGGAAACGAGTCAGAATCCTTTTGGAAAGCCATTCGAAAAGGGACAAAATAA